A part of Drosophila ananassae strain 14024-0371.13 chromosome 2R, ASM1763931v2, whole genome shotgun sequence genomic DNA contains:
- the LOC6506226 gene encoding protein boule isoform X4 produces MHKIAAAPPPAAAPAGALEAPLAGPKYGTLIPNRIFVGGISGDTTEADLTRVFSAYGTVKSTKIIVDRAGVSKGYGFVTFETEQEAQRLQADGECVVLRDRKLNIAPAIKKQPNPLQSIVATNGAVYYTTTPPAPISNIPMDQFAAAVYPPAAGVPAIYPPSAMQYQPFYQYYSVPMNVPTIWPQNYQGIYPC; encoded by the exons ATGCACAAGATAGCAGCCGCACCGCCGCCGGCCGCAGCGCCAGCCGGAGCGCTCGAGGCACCACTGGCGGGTCCCAAATACGGCACACTCATCCCCAATCGTATCTTTGTGGGAGGAATCAG TGGCGATACCACCGAGGCCGACTTGACCCGCGTCTTCAGCGCCTACGGCACCGTGAAGAGCACAAAGATCATCGTGGACCGCGCTGGGGTCAGCAAGGGCTATGGGTTCGTCACATTCGAGACGGAGCAGGAGGCACAAAGACTGCAAGCGGAT GGAGAGTGTGTGGTACTGCGCGATCGCAAACTGAACATTGCACCGGCCATTAAAAAGCAG CCCAATCCTCTGCAGTCGATTGTGGCCACAAACGGAGCTGTTTATTATACCACCACGCCGCCGGCACCCATCAGCAACATCCCCATGGATCAGTTCGCAGCCGCTGTATATCCGCCAG CCGCTGGAGTGCCAGCCATCTACCCACCTTCAGCCATGCAATATCAGCCATTCTATCAGTACTACAGTGTGCCAATG aATGTACCCACCATTTGGCCTCAGAATTATCAAG GAATTTATCCATGTTAA
- the LOC6506226 gene encoding protein boule isoform X3: protein MHKIAAAPPPAAAPAGALEAPLAGPKYGTLIPNRIFVGGISGDTTEADLTRVFSAYGTVKSTKIIVDRAGVSKGYGFVTFETEQEAQRLQADGECVVLRDRKLNIAPAIKKQPNPLQSIVATNGAVYYTTTPPAPISNIPMDQFAAAVYPPVTDFTAAGVPAIYPPSAMQYQPFYQYYSVPMNVPTIWPQNYQG, encoded by the exons ATGCACAAGATAGCAGCCGCACCGCCGCCGGCCGCAGCGCCAGCCGGAGCGCTCGAGGCACCACTGGCGGGTCCCAAATACGGCACACTCATCCCCAATCGTATCTTTGTGGGAGGAATCAG TGGCGATACCACCGAGGCCGACTTGACCCGCGTCTTCAGCGCCTACGGCACCGTGAAGAGCACAAAGATCATCGTGGACCGCGCTGGGGTCAGCAAGGGCTATGGGTTCGTCACATTCGAGACGGAGCAGGAGGCACAAAGACTGCAAGCGGAT GGAGAGTGTGTGGTACTGCGCGATCGCAAACTGAACATTGCACCGGCCATTAAAAAGCAG CCCAATCCTCTGCAGTCGATTGTGGCCACAAACGGAGCTGTTTATTATACCACCACGCCGCCGGCACCCATCAGCAACATCCCCATGGATCAGTTCGCAGCCGCTGTATATCCGCCAG TTACTGACTTTACAGCCGCTGGAGTGCCAGCCATCTACCCACCTTCAGCCATGCAATATCAGCCATTCTATCAGTACTACAGTGTGCCAATG aATGTACCCACCATTTGGCCTCAGAATTATCAAG gttaa
- the LOC6506226 gene encoding protein boule isoform X6, which yields MHKIAAAPPPAAAPAGALEAPLAGPKYGTLIPNRIFVGGISGDTTEADLTRVFSAYGTVKSTKIIVDRAGVSKGYGFVTFETEQEAQRLQADGECVVLRDRKLNIAPAIKKQPNPLQSIVATNGAVYYTTTPPAPISNIPMDQFAAAVYPPAAGVPAIYPPSAMQYQPFYQYYSVPMNVPTIWPQNYQG from the exons ATGCACAAGATAGCAGCCGCACCGCCGCCGGCCGCAGCGCCAGCCGGAGCGCTCGAGGCACCACTGGCGGGTCCCAAATACGGCACACTCATCCCCAATCGTATCTTTGTGGGAGGAATCAG TGGCGATACCACCGAGGCCGACTTGACCCGCGTCTTCAGCGCCTACGGCACCGTGAAGAGCACAAAGATCATCGTGGACCGCGCTGGGGTCAGCAAGGGCTATGGGTTCGTCACATTCGAGACGGAGCAGGAGGCACAAAGACTGCAAGCGGAT GGAGAGTGTGTGGTACTGCGCGATCGCAAACTGAACATTGCACCGGCCATTAAAAAGCAG CCCAATCCTCTGCAGTCGATTGTGGCCACAAACGGAGCTGTTTATTATACCACCACGCCGCCGGCACCCATCAGCAACATCCCCATGGATCAGTTCGCAGCCGCTGTATATCCGCCAG CCGCTGGAGTGCCAGCCATCTACCCACCTTCAGCCATGCAATATCAGCCATTCTATCAGTACTACAGTGTGCCAATG aATGTACCCACCATTTGGCCTCAGAATTATCAAG gttaa
- the LOC6506226 gene encoding protein boule isoform X1 — protein MHKIAAAPPPAAAPAGALEAPLAGPKYGTLIPNRIFVGGISGDTTEADLTRVFSAYGTVKSTKIIVDRAGVSKGYGFVTFETEQEAQRLQADGECVVLRDRKLNIAPAIKKQPNPLQSIVATNGAVYYTTTPPAPISNIPMDQFAAAVYPPVTDFTAAGVPAIYPPSAMQYQPFYQYYSVPMNVPTIWPQNYQGIYPC, from the exons ATGCACAAGATAGCAGCCGCACCGCCGCCGGCCGCAGCGCCAGCCGGAGCGCTCGAGGCACCACTGGCGGGTCCCAAATACGGCACACTCATCCCCAATCGTATCTTTGTGGGAGGAATCAG TGGCGATACCACCGAGGCCGACTTGACCCGCGTCTTCAGCGCCTACGGCACCGTGAAGAGCACAAAGATCATCGTGGACCGCGCTGGGGTCAGCAAGGGCTATGGGTTCGTCACATTCGAGACGGAGCAGGAGGCACAAAGACTGCAAGCGGAT GGAGAGTGTGTGGTACTGCGCGATCGCAAACTGAACATTGCACCGGCCATTAAAAAGCAG CCCAATCCTCTGCAGTCGATTGTGGCCACAAACGGAGCTGTTTATTATACCACCACGCCGCCGGCACCCATCAGCAACATCCCCATGGATCAGTTCGCAGCCGCTGTATATCCGCCAG TTACTGACTTTACAGCCGCTGGAGTGCCAGCCATCTACCCACCTTCAGCCATGCAATATCAGCCATTCTATCAGTACTACAGTGTGCCAATG aATGTACCCACCATTTGGCCTCAGAATTATCAAG GAATTTATCCATGTTAA
- the LOC6506226 gene encoding protein boule isoform X5 — MHKIAAAPPPAAAPAGALEAPLAGPKYGTLIPNRIFVGGISGDTTEADLTRVFSAYGTVKSTKIIVDRAGVSKGYGFVTFETEQEAQRLQADGECVVLRDRKLNIAPAIKKQPNPLQSIVATNGAVYYTTTPPAPISNIPMDQFAAAVYPPAAGVPAIYPPSAMQYQPFYQYYSVPMNVPTIWPQNYQDM, encoded by the exons ATGCACAAGATAGCAGCCGCACCGCCGCCGGCCGCAGCGCCAGCCGGAGCGCTCGAGGCACCACTGGCGGGTCCCAAATACGGCACACTCATCCCCAATCGTATCTTTGTGGGAGGAATCAG TGGCGATACCACCGAGGCCGACTTGACCCGCGTCTTCAGCGCCTACGGCACCGTGAAGAGCACAAAGATCATCGTGGACCGCGCTGGGGTCAGCAAGGGCTATGGGTTCGTCACATTCGAGACGGAGCAGGAGGCACAAAGACTGCAAGCGGAT GGAGAGTGTGTGGTACTGCGCGATCGCAAACTGAACATTGCACCGGCCATTAAAAAGCAG CCCAATCCTCTGCAGTCGATTGTGGCCACAAACGGAGCTGTTTATTATACCACCACGCCGCCGGCACCCATCAGCAACATCCCCATGGATCAGTTCGCAGCCGCTGTATATCCGCCAG CCGCTGGAGTGCCAGCCATCTACCCACCTTCAGCCATGCAATATCAGCCATTCTATCAGTACTACAGTGTGCCAATG aATGTACCCACCATTTGGCCTCAGAATTATCAAG ATATGTAA
- the LOC6506226 gene encoding protein boule isoform X2: MHKIAAAPPPAAAPAGALEAPLAGPKYGTLIPNRIFVGGISGDTTEADLTRVFSAYGTVKSTKIIVDRAGVSKGYGFVTFETEQEAQRLQADGECVVLRDRKLNIAPAIKKQPNPLQSIVATNGAVYYTTTPPAPISNIPMDQFAAAVYPPVTDFTAAGVPAIYPPSAMQYQPFYQYYSVPMNVPTIWPQNYQDM; encoded by the exons ATGCACAAGATAGCAGCCGCACCGCCGCCGGCCGCAGCGCCAGCCGGAGCGCTCGAGGCACCACTGGCGGGTCCCAAATACGGCACACTCATCCCCAATCGTATCTTTGTGGGAGGAATCAG TGGCGATACCACCGAGGCCGACTTGACCCGCGTCTTCAGCGCCTACGGCACCGTGAAGAGCACAAAGATCATCGTGGACCGCGCTGGGGTCAGCAAGGGCTATGGGTTCGTCACATTCGAGACGGAGCAGGAGGCACAAAGACTGCAAGCGGAT GGAGAGTGTGTGGTACTGCGCGATCGCAAACTGAACATTGCACCGGCCATTAAAAAGCAG CCCAATCCTCTGCAGTCGATTGTGGCCACAAACGGAGCTGTTTATTATACCACCACGCCGCCGGCACCCATCAGCAACATCCCCATGGATCAGTTCGCAGCCGCTGTATATCCGCCAG TTACTGACTTTACAGCCGCTGGAGTGCCAGCCATCTACCCACCTTCAGCCATGCAATATCAGCCATTCTATCAGTACTACAGTGTGCCAATG aATGTACCCACCATTTGGCCTCAGAATTATCAAG ATATGTAA